A part of Winslowiella toletana genomic DNA contains:
- the treA gene encoding alpha,alpha-trehalase TreA produces MMKRVDSRQWRAALVVPLILSGALVGVTLTAHADGENNQQRMLSSVPQPPDVRLGPLYHAVQSAKFFPDQKTFADAVPKSDPASIVADWQMQKSQRNFDLRRFVNTNFTLPAEGEKYVPPAGQSLREHINGLWPVLTRTTDKASQYDSLLPLPKPYVVPGGRFREVYYWDSYFTMLGLAESGNWDRVQDMVDNFAHELDKYGHIPNGNRSYYLSRSQPPFFSLMVELLAKHGGEQVYSKYLPQLQKEHDYWMADAATVKAGEASKRVVKLPDGTLLNRYWDARDVPRTESYMDDIATASKAPDRNKAELYRDLRSGAASGWDFSSRWFDKPGDLSTIHTTQIIPVDLNALLFQLETTLAHASKVAKQDDASQRFTDLAKKRQAAINHYLWDEQDGWFADYDWKKNSVRKQLTAATLFPLFLQAADKDKANRTATAVEKQLVKEGGLATTNVNNGQQWDAPNGWAPLQWVAVEGLNHYGKQTLAKDIGMRFLNNVQGTYDKQHKLVEKYVVEGKGLGGGGGGEYPLQDGFGWTNGVTLKLMDMYCPKNVTCNNVGDITNTR; encoded by the coding sequence ATGATGAAACGAGTTGATAGCCGTCAATGGAGAGCGGCATTAGTCGTACCACTGATATTAAGCGGTGCGCTGGTAGGCGTTACGTTAACTGCCCATGCGGATGGGGAAAATAACCAACAACGCATGTTAAGTAGCGTGCCGCAACCCCCTGATGTGCGACTTGGCCCGCTGTATCACGCGGTGCAATCGGCCAAATTCTTCCCCGATCAGAAGACCTTTGCAGATGCAGTACCGAAATCGGATCCCGCGTCGATTGTCGCCGACTGGCAGATGCAGAAATCGCAGCGCAATTTCGATCTGCGCCGTTTTGTGAACACTAATTTTACCCTGCCCGCAGAGGGTGAAAAATATGTTCCACCGGCAGGACAGAGTCTGCGTGAGCATATTAATGGCCTGTGGCCAGTACTGACACGCACCACCGATAAGGCCAGCCAGTATGATTCGCTGCTGCCGCTACCGAAACCCTATGTGGTGCCCGGCGGACGTTTCCGCGAGGTCTATTACTGGGACAGCTACTTCACCATGCTCGGCCTTGCCGAAAGCGGGAACTGGGATCGCGTGCAGGATATGGTCGATAACTTCGCCCATGAGCTGGATAAATATGGCCATATTCCCAACGGCAACCGCAGCTACTATCTCAGCCGCTCCCAGCCACCGTTCTTTAGCCTGATGGTTGAGCTGCTGGCGAAACATGGCGGCGAACAGGTTTACAGCAAATATCTGCCGCAGTTGCAGAAAGAGCATGATTACTGGATGGCGGACGCCGCGACGGTAAAAGCCGGTGAAGCCAGCAAGCGGGTAGTAAAGCTGCCAGATGGCACCCTGCTTAACCGCTACTGGGATGCGCGCGATGTGCCGCGTACCGAGTCGTATATGGACGATATCGCCACCGCCAGCAAAGCGCCGGATCGTAATAAAGCGGAGCTGTATCGCGATCTGCGTTCCGGTGCGGCATCGGGCTGGGATTTCAGTTCGCGCTGGTTTGATAAACCGGGCGATCTGTCAACCATTCACACCACGCAGATTATTCCGGTCGATCTTAATGCGCTGCTGTTCCAGCTGGAAACAACCCTCGCCCATGCCAGCAAAGTGGCGAAACAGGATGACGCCAGCCAGCGCTTTACCGATCTGGCGAAAAAACGTCAGGCAGCGATAAACCACTATCTGTGGGATGAGCAGGATGGCTGGTTTGCTGACTACGACTGGAAGAAAAACAGCGTGCGCAAACAGCTGACCGCCGCCACGCTGTTCCCGCTGTTCCTGCAGGCGGCTGATAAAGATAAGGCTAATCGTACTGCCACGGCGGTAGAGAAGCAGCTGGTCAAAGAGGGCGGACTGGCTACCACCAATGTGAATAATGGCCAGCAGTGGGATGCCCCCAACGGCTGGGCGCCATTACAGTGGGTAGCGGTGGAAGGTCTTAATCACTATGGTAAGCAGACGCTGGCAAAAGATATCGGCATGCGCTTCCTGAATAATGTGCAGGGCACTTACGATAAGCAGCATAAGCTGGTAGAAAAATATGTGGTGGAAGGTAAAGGCCTTGGCGGCGGCGGCGGCGGTGAATATCCGTTGCAGGACGGCTTTGGCTGGACCAATGGCGTCACCCTGAAACTGATGGATATGTATTGCCCGAAAAATGTCACCTGTAATAACGTGGGTGATATCACTAACACACGGTAA
- a CDS encoding GntR family transcriptional regulator, whose translation MQLGENPRALSLNELAYLRFKQALITLSYKPGDYLNTAQVMADLEMGRTPVNQAIHRLAGEGLLQVIPRKGVMVAPLSIDDALELIEVRLANESLCIALACQRITDSDIAALRAINQQIAAASQQRDRISMMLLDRQFHHLLASIAGNSRLIDILSVIHAQAQRFWATTLSHESHMQEVIAEHEAIIAALACQDRQAAEAANREHVLSFKRALLTG comes from the coding sequence ATGCAATTGGGTGAAAACCCGCGCGCATTATCGTTAAATGAACTGGCTTATTTACGCTTTAAGCAGGCGCTAATCACCCTGAGCTATAAGCCTGGCGATTACCTGAATACTGCGCAGGTGATGGCGGATCTCGAAATGGGTCGTACGCCGGTTAACCAGGCGATTCATCGTTTAGCCGGTGAAGGACTGCTACAGGTGATCCCCCGTAAAGGGGTGATGGTGGCACCACTGTCGATTGATGACGCACTGGAGCTGATTGAAGTCCGGCTGGCCAATGAGTCTCTCTGTATCGCCCTCGCCTGTCAGCGCATCACCGACAGTGATATTGCCGCGCTGCGCGCGATTAATCAGCAGATTGCCGCCGCCAGTCAGCAGCGCGACCGCATCAGTATGATGCTGCTCGATCGCCAGTTCCACCATCTGCTGGCCAGCATCGCCGGCAACAGCCGGTTGATTGATATTCTTAGCGTTATCCATGCCCAGGCGCAGCGCTTCTGGGCGACAACCCTGTCGCACGAAAGCCATATGCAGGAAGTGATTGCCGAACATGAGGCGATCATTGCTGCGCTGGCGTGTCAGGATCGTCAGGCCGCCGAAGCCGCAAATCGTGAGCATGTTTTGTCGTTTAAACGTGCGTTACTGACCGGCTAA
- a CDS encoding DUF2848 domain-containing protein, whose translation MKLSFSLPANQTDTLNTDVNQLVIAGWTGRDHQAIMHHISELEALGVPRPGAVPLFYRVASNQLTQADCIEVVGEHTSGEAEPLIFTVEGELYVSLASDHTDRQLETYSVAMSKQVCVKPVAQQAWAMKEVAGHWDSLILRSWIREQGEWVLYQDGTLATLRTPLDLLDRYTSAAATGGIPANGLAMTCGTLGAIGGIRPASEFRMELVDETLGRTISHQYRSTVLPVVA comes from the coding sequence ATGAAACTGAGCTTTAGTTTACCTGCAAATCAGACTGATACACTAAATACCGATGTAAATCAGCTGGTTATTGCTGGCTGGACCGGTCGTGACCATCAGGCAATTATGCACCATATCAGTGAGCTGGAGGCGCTTGGCGTGCCCCGTCCTGGTGCAGTGCCGCTGTTTTATCGTGTCGCAAGTAATCAGCTGACGCAGGCTGACTGCATAGAAGTTGTGGGTGAACACACCTCCGGCGAAGCGGAACCGTTGATCTTTACCGTTGAGGGCGAGTTGTATGTCTCACTGGCCTCCGACCACACCGATCGTCAGCTGGAAACTTACAGCGTGGCGATGTCCAAACAGGTCTGCGTTAAGCCGGTGGCGCAGCAGGCCTGGGCGATGAAAGAGGTGGCCGGTCACTGGGATAGCCTGATTTTACGTTCCTGGATCCGTGAGCAGGGCGAATGGGTACTGTATCAGGACGGCACGCTGGCCACGCTGCGCACGCCGCTGGATCTGCTGGATCGTTACACCAGCGCAGCGGCGACCGGTGGTATCCCCGCCAATGGTCTGGCGATGACCTGCGGCACCCTTGGCGCTATCGGCGGTATCCGTCCGGCCAGCGAGTTCCGTATGGAGCTGGTGGATGAAACCCTTGGCCGCACCATCAGCCATCAGTACCGCAGCACTGTGCTGCCGGTTGTCGCCTGA
- a CDS encoding amidase — MKKVTLKQASEQLAQGSLQASELLQQALSRITAPDGEGQRTFTRVYAASATQQALAADTRHAQQQRLGALDGITVSIKDLFDVAGEATTGGSVILATADAASANAAVVDRLLQAGAVIVGKTNMTEFAYSGLGINPHYGTPANAFDRASRRIPGGSSSGAAVALTDGMCLGSVGTDTGGSVRIPAALCGLTGFKPTARRIDAAGLQPLSPSLDSIGVLAHNVSSCLLLDAVIAGEPLAAVAQDLRHARFAVPQTLALDGLDEAVSSAFYQAIDQLKAQGATVDSLPLSEFAELATINAGGGFTALESWQWHQSLIARQPEKYDPRVISRIRRGAELTDADRITLEQQRADWQQRVSAQLSGYHALLMPTVPTIAPAIAELEADEERYFRVNGAMLRNPSIINFLDGCSISLPCQPAGEAPVGLMVSALPMQDSELMGWALSIEQALTRA, encoded by the coding sequence ATGAAAAAAGTGACTCTGAAACAGGCCAGTGAACAGCTGGCGCAGGGCAGCCTGCAAGCCAGCGAATTACTGCAGCAGGCGCTGAGCCGGATTACCGCGCCGGATGGCGAAGGCCAGCGGACGTTTACCCGCGTGTATGCCGCAAGCGCCACGCAGCAGGCACTGGCCGCCGATACGCGCCATGCGCAACAACAGCGGCTCGGCGCGCTGGATGGCATTACGGTATCCATTAAAGATCTGTTTGATGTCGCGGGCGAAGCCACTACCGGCGGTTCAGTGATCCTTGCAACGGCAGACGCCGCCAGCGCCAATGCGGCAGTGGTTGATCGCCTGTTGCAGGCCGGTGCAGTGATTGTCGGCAAAACCAATATGACTGAGTTCGCCTATTCGGGTCTGGGCATCAACCCGCATTACGGCACGCCAGCCAATGCTTTCGATCGCGCCAGCCGTCGTATTCCTGGCGGCTCCTCTTCCGGTGCGGCGGTGGCGCTGACCGACGGCATGTGTCTCGGCTCGGTGGGCACCGATACCGGGGGATCGGTGCGTATTCCTGCGGCGCTATGCGGACTGACCGGCTTTAAACCGACGGCGCGCCGTATTGATGCCGCCGGTCTGCAACCGCTCTCGCCGTCACTCGATTCCATCGGTGTGCTGGCGCATAACGTCAGCAGCTGCCTGCTGCTGGATGCCGTGATTGCCGGTGAGCCATTAGCGGCGGTGGCGCAGGATTTACGTCATGCACGTTTTGCTGTACCGCAAACCCTGGCGCTGGATGGGCTGGACGAAGCGGTCAGCAGCGCGTTTTATCAGGCGATTGACCAGCTTAAAGCGCAGGGCGCTACCGTGGATAGCCTGCCATTAAGCGAATTTGCGGAGCTGGCGACCATCAATGCAGGCGGCGGTTTTACCGCGCTGGAGTCCTGGCAGTGGCATCAGTCGCTGATTGCCCGCCAGCCGGAAAAATATGATCCACGGGTGATCTCGCGGATCCGTCGTGGCGCTGAACTGACAGATGCCGACCGCATCACCCTTGAACAGCAGCGCGCCGACTGGCAGCAGCGCGTCAGCGCTCAGCTCAGCGGCTATCACGCCTTGCTGATGCCGACAGTGCCGACCATTGCGCCAGCTATCGCCGAACTGGAAGCCGATGAAGAGCGCTACTTCCGTGTTAATGGCGCGATGCTGCGCAATCCGTCGATTATCAACTTCCTTGACGGTTGTTCCATTTCTCTACCCTGTCAGCCAGCGGGTGAAGCGCCGGTTGGTCTGATGGTTTCCGCATTACCGATGCAGGACAGCGAACTGATGGGCTGGGCGCTGAGTATCGAACAGGCCCTGACAAGGGCGTAA
- a CDS encoding DUF4286 family protein, producing MNRSVQGMLFVATDVNPADEADFNQWYDREHVEERVAISGFLSGTRYQALDGSRKYLGLYKTGSLADFTSDAYHAAFTRQTAWSVSNLNKMIDPMRRVCAIEAKVGFGSGSHLAILTLKAEQDSASVRHLGERLFAEAGFISSSLLLPDSELSTPLPKEARENRQLLPMMLIESSSADASQRLAALAGELLNAHASFYALSWQLTKQEMPS from the coding sequence ATGAATCGTTCTGTCCAGGGAATGCTGTTTGTTGCAACGGATGTTAATCCGGCTGATGAAGCTGACTTTAACCAGTGGTATGACCGTGAACACGTGGAAGAACGTGTGGCGATCAGCGGCTTTTTAAGCGGCACGCGTTATCAGGCGCTTGACGGCAGCCGTAAATATCTCGGTCTGTATAAAACGGGTTCGCTGGCCGATTTCACCAGCGATGCCTATCATGCCGCTTTTACCCGCCAGACCGCCTGGTCGGTCAGCAATCTGAATAAAATGATCGATCCGATGCGCCGGGTGTGCGCCATTGAGGCGAAAGTTGGTTTTGGCAGCGGCAGTCATCTTGCCATTCTGACGCTGAAAGCAGAGCAGGACAGCGCCAGCGTGCGCCATCTGGGAGAGCGCCTGTTTGCCGAAGCGGGTTTTATCAGCTCCAGCCTGCTGCTGCCGGACAGTGAACTGAGCACGCCGCTGCCGAAAGAGGCGCGCGAAAACCGCCAGTTATTACCGATGATGTTAATTGAAAGCAGCAGCGCCGACGCCAGCCAGCGTCTGGCCGCGCTTGCCGGTGAGTTACTTAATGCCCACGCCAGTTTTTACGCGCTTAGCTGGCAGCTGACCAAGCAGGAGATGCCATCATGA
- a CDS encoding MFS transporter, producing MTLLNTDNPEREAQVTPKTGRLAAASSIGTALEWYDFTVYNIMAALIFNHVFFPSFDPLVGTILAFSTYAVGYISRPIGGMVFGHLGDVLGRRFVLVTTLVIMGVTTALMGLLPGYASWGIWSPVLLVALRFVQGIALGGEWAGAVLLSMEHGKPNQRGRNASFAQVGPSCGTLMGTGLITLITVMMTAEQFQQWGWRIPFLLSLVLVLFGLWLRRGVGETPAFLKLEKSKKTTHTPLKEVFVKHPRALLIAGGSRIGSDVLYALVVVFTLTYVTTVLNLPRPLALLATMLGAVGNAITVPMFGALSDRIGRRPVYMIGAVLAMIWAFAFFALLDSAQPWLICLGVIGGLLIHAIMYGPQAAFVTEQFPTHVRYAGSSLAYTLAGIIGGGFAPLIITTLFKETGSTLWVSLYVVLALLITFVALWKAQETAHKPL from the coding sequence ATGACGCTGTTAAATACTGATAATCCCGAGCGTGAAGCGCAAGTTACGCCGAAAACCGGACGGCTGGCCGCCGCCAGCTCAATTGGCACCGCGCTCGAATGGTATGACTTTACCGTCTATAACATTATGGCGGCGCTGATCTTCAACCATGTGTTTTTCCCGTCGTTTGATCCGCTGGTAGGGACGATTCTGGCGTTTTCTACCTATGCAGTTGGTTATATCTCACGTCCGATTGGCGGCATGGTATTTGGTCATCTCGGCGATGTGCTTGGCCGCCGCTTTGTGCTGGTGACCACGCTGGTGATTATGGGGGTTACCACCGCGCTGATGGGGCTGCTGCCAGGCTACGCCAGCTGGGGTATCTGGAGTCCGGTACTGCTGGTGGCGCTGCGCTTTGTGCAGGGGATTGCCCTTGGCGGCGAGTGGGCGGGTGCAGTACTGCTATCTATGGAGCACGGTAAACCGAATCAGCGTGGCCGAAACGCCTCGTTTGCGCAGGTCGGGCCGTCATGCGGCACGCTGATGGGAACCGGCCTGATCACCCTGATTACCGTGATGATGACCGCCGAACAGTTTCAGCAGTGGGGCTGGCGTATCCCGTTCCTGCTGAGTCTGGTGCTGGTGCTGTTTGGACTCTGGCTGCGTCGTGGCGTGGGCGAAACGCCAGCGTTCCTGAAGCTGGAGAAAAGCAAAAAAACCACTCATACCCCACTGAAAGAAGTGTTTGTTAAGCATCCGCGGGCGCTGCTGATTGCTGGCGGCTCGCGCATTGGTTCCGATGTGCTGTATGCGCTGGTGGTGGTCTTTACCCTGACCTATGTCACCACGGTGCTTAATCTGCCGCGTCCGCTGGCGCTGCTGGCCACCATGCTCGGCGCGGTAGGCAATGCGATTACCGTACCGATGTTTGGCGCGTTGTCGGATCGTATTGGTCGCCGTCCGGTGTATATGATTGGCGCAGTGCTGGCGATGATCTGGGCATTTGCATTCTTTGCCCTGCTCGACAGCGCCCAGCCGTGGTTAATCTGCCTCGGCGTGATTGGTGGCCTGCTGATCCACGCGATAATGTACGGTCCGCAGGCGGCATTTGTTACCGAACAGTTCCCGACCCATGTACGTTACGCTGGTTCCTCACTGGCCTATACGCTGGCGGGAATTATTGGTGGCGGATTCGCGCCGTTGATTATTACCACGCTGTTTAAAGAGACGGGCAGCACGCTGTGGGTATCGCTGTACGTAGTGCTGGCGCTGCTGATTACTTTCGTTGCGTTATGGAAAGCGCAAGAGACTGCTCATAAGCCCTTGTAA
- the phoA gene encoding alkaline phosphatase, which produces MQNNKLFTLTLLATLFSAHCYADVAAYSRAAQGDLTQPGGARRLTADQTEALKASLKNSTAKNVILLIGDGMGDSEITAARNYAEGAGGFFKGIDALPLTGQYTHYALDKKTHKPDYVTDSAASATAWSTGVKSYNGAIGVDVNGKDHPTIMEMAKAAGKATGNVSTAELEDATPAAQIAHVTSRKCYGPEKTTEVCATNALEKGGKGSIAEQLLNARADVTLGGGGKTFGETAKAGEWQGKTLEEQAKLRGYQLVNDLDGMNAISVADQDKPLLGLFAAGNMPVRWKGPKASYHANLEGKPVSCEVNAERPAAVPTLAQMTDKAIELLSKNQNGFFLQVEGASIDKQDHAANPCGQIGETVDLDEAVQKALEFARKDGNTLVIVTADHAHSSQIIANDSKAPGLTQTLNTKEGGLMTISYGNSEEDSQGHTGTQLRIAAYGPHAANVVGLTDQTDLFYTMRAAMGIK; this is translated from the coding sequence ATGCAAAACAACAAACTGTTTACTCTCACGCTGCTCGCCACGCTTTTTTCCGCCCACTGTTATGCTGATGTTGCTGCTTATAGCCGTGCCGCGCAGGGTGATCTCACTCAGCCGGGTGGTGCGCGTCGTCTGACGGCAGATCAGACCGAGGCATTAAAGGCGTCGTTAAAAAACAGCACGGCGAAAAACGTTATTCTGCTGATTGGCGATGGTATGGGCGACTCTGAAATTACTGCAGCCCGTAACTATGCCGAAGGTGCGGGCGGTTTCTTTAAAGGCATTGATGCGCTGCCGCTGACCGGTCAGTACACCCACTACGCGCTGGATAAAAAAACGCACAAGCCTGATTACGTGACCGATTCCGCCGCTTCCGCCACCGCCTGGAGCACCGGGGTAAAATCCTATAACGGTGCGATTGGCGTTGATGTCAATGGTAAAGATCACCCGACCATTATGGAGATGGCCAAAGCGGCAGGTAAAGCGACCGGCAATGTCTCCACTGCCGAACTGGAAGATGCCACGCCAGCTGCGCAGATTGCGCATGTCACCTCACGCAAATGTTATGGCCCGGAAAAAACCACCGAAGTCTGCGCCACTAATGCGCTGGAGAAAGGCGGTAAAGGTTCTATCGCTGAGCAGCTACTGAATGCCCGCGCAGATGTGACGCTGGGTGGCGGCGGGAAAACCTTTGGCGAAACAGCAAAAGCCGGGGAGTGGCAGGGCAAAACGCTGGAAGAGCAGGCTAAACTGCGAGGCTATCAGCTGGTCAACGATCTTGACGGAATGAACGCCATCAGCGTCGCAGATCAGGATAAACCGCTGCTCGGTCTGTTCGCTGCGGGCAATATGCCGGTGCGCTGGAAGGGACCAAAAGCCAGCTATCACGCGAATCTTGAGGGTAAACCTGTGAGCTGCGAAGTGAATGCTGAACGTCCGGCTGCTGTACCCACGCTGGCGCAGATGACGGATAAAGCCATTGAGTTGTTAAGTAAAAATCAGAATGGCTTCTTCCTGCAGGTTGAAGGCGCGTCGATTGATAAGCAGGATCATGCGGCCAATCCTTGTGGTCAGATTGGTGAAACCGTGGATCTGGATGAAGCGGTGCAGAAGGCGCTGGAGTTTGCGCGTAAAGATGGCAATACGCTGGTGATTGTTACCGCTGATCATGCGCACTCCAGCCAGATTATTGCCAATGACAGCAAAGCGCCGGGTCTGACCCAGACACTGAATACCAAAGAGGGTGGCCTGATGACCATCAGCTACGGTAACTCGGAAGAGGATTCGCAGGGCCACACCGGCACCCAGCTGCGTATTGCGGCTTACGGCCCGCATGCGGCGAATGTGGTGGGACTGACCGATCAGACCGACCTGTTCTATACCATGCGTGCGGCAATGGGCATTAAGTAA
- a CDS encoding protein kinase domain-containing protein, giving the protein MKVNLIKRIGDGRFGDVWLGSDEIGRQVAVKILREEGKGVSTILQHAQALVRSKHKNVVDIYSVETLKMPKAGEDIGTLTEYIEDTCIVMEHINGITLQTRLTQTLTNQQAYKLGHEIAEGVKHIHAQGLVHMDLHDENILIDANDNVKIIDIMYLSSLKDAAEATQKTRFSHDKTQLMLLLSEICKQSPLGESANQAFHNQLSNDSALLEITQSFENVFTLIRSDLEYMIEAFGINGAAARHYKFRSECSHDVDELRKLMGADIISIQTQMQYFPDNDVDLITSLNLDEVRDRMRQIVDGHVMLQTVQYYYNYTGERDYELE; this is encoded by the coding sequence TTGAAAGTAAATCTCATTAAGCGAATTGGTGATGGCAGGTTTGGCGATGTCTGGCTGGGCAGCGATGAAATTGGCCGGCAGGTTGCAGTAAAAATATTGCGCGAAGAAGGGAAAGGTGTCTCGACTATATTGCAACATGCTCAGGCGCTGGTAAGATCCAAACATAAAAATGTTGTCGATATCTATTCTGTCGAAACATTGAAGATGCCAAAAGCTGGCGAAGATATTGGCACCCTCACGGAATATATTGAAGATACCTGTATCGTTATGGAACATATTAACGGTATAACCCTGCAGACGCGCCTCACACAAACGCTGACTAATCAGCAAGCATATAAACTGGGTCATGAGATCGCTGAAGGGGTTAAACATATCCATGCTCAGGGCCTGGTGCATATGGATCTGCATGATGAAAATATTTTAATTGATGCTAATGATAACGTTAAAATCATTGATATTATGTATCTTAGCTCATTAAAAGATGCTGCTGAAGCCACGCAGAAAACCCGGTTCAGCCATGATAAAACGCAATTAATGTTATTGTTAAGTGAGATTTGTAAACAATCCCCCCTCGGCGAAAGTGCTAATCAGGCGTTCCATAATCAGTTAAGCAACGATTCTGCTCTGCTGGAGATAACCCAGAGTTTTGAAAACGTCTTTACTCTGATTCGGTCAGACTTAGAGTATATGATTGAGGCCTTTGGTATTAATGGCGCTGCGGCCAGGCATTATAAATTCAGATCTGAATGTTCACATGATGTCGATGAACTGCGAAAATTAATGGGTGCGGATATAATAAGCATTCAGACACAAATGCAATACTTCCCTGATAATGATGTCGATTTAATCACCTCATTAAACCTTGATGAGGTTCGCGACAGAATGCGCCAGATAGTTGACGGGCATGTTATGCTGCAAACGGTTCAGTATTACTATAACTATACCGGCGAGAGAGATTATGAGCTGGAATAG
- the ghrA gene encoding glyoxylate/hydroxypyruvate reductase GhrA translates to MDIIFYHPFFNATTWINGLQQRLPQATIRKWLPGDEAPADYALVRTPPVAMLQGRNQLKGVFALGAGVDDILSQLKQHPEMLPEHVPLFRLEDTGMGLQMQEYAVYTVLGWFRRFDDYQLQKQQALWQPLENYSRKNFTIGILGAGVLGSNVAQSLKAWGFPIRCWSRSPKQIDGVTSYHGDDQLNDFLNGTQVLINLLPNTPQTVGIINRQLLSQLNDGAFVLNLARGAHLIEDDLLAALEAGAIKAAALDVFAQEPLAEQSPLWSHPRVAITPHNAAVTLPDEAMDYIAKSILQREAGEMPEGKVDLARGY, encoded by the coding sequence GTGGACATTATTTTTTATCACCCATTCTTTAACGCCACTACCTGGATCAACGGGTTACAGCAGCGCCTGCCGCAGGCTACTATCCGCAAATGGCTGCCGGGCGATGAGGCCCCGGCCGATTATGCATTAGTCCGCACGCCGCCCGTGGCGATGTTGCAGGGGCGCAATCAGTTAAAAGGCGTGTTTGCCCTTGGCGCTGGCGTGGATGACATTCTTTCCCAGCTGAAACAACATCCTGAAATGCTGCCTGAACATGTGCCGTTGTTCCGTCTGGAAGATACCGGTATGGGCCTGCAAATGCAGGAGTATGCGGTCTACACCGTGCTTGGCTGGTTCCGCCGCTTTGATGACTATCAGCTGCAAAAACAGCAGGCGCTATGGCAGCCGCTGGAAAACTACAGCCGCAAAAACTTCACTATCGGTATCCTTGGCGCCGGAGTTTTAGGCAGCAATGTTGCGCAGAGCCTGAAAGCCTGGGGCTTCCCGATTCGCTGCTGGAGCCGTTCGCCGAAGCAGATCGACGGAGTCACCAGCTATCATGGCGACGATCAGCTTAATGATTTCCTGAACGGCACGCAGGTACTGATTAACCTGCTGCCAAATACCCCGCAAACCGTTGGCATCATTAACCGACAGTTGCTTAGCCAGCTGAATGATGGCGCCTTTGTGCTGAATCTGGCGCGCGGTGCGCATCTGATTGAGGATGACTTACTGGCGGCGCTGGAAGCGGGAGCGATCAAAGCGGCGGCGCTGGATGTATTCGCCCAGGAGCCGCTGGCGGAACAGAGCCCGCTCTGGTCGCATCCGCGTGTAGCCATTACCCCGCATAATGCGGCGGTAACCCTGCCGGATGAAGCGATGGATTATATCGCCAAATCGATTCTGCAACGCGAAGCGGGTGAGATGCCGGAAGGAAAGGTTGATCTCGCACGCGGCTATTAA
- a CDS encoding phosphatase, producing the protein MYPVDLHMHTVASTHAYSTLHDYVVQARTKGIKLFAITDHGPDMADAPHAWHFINMRIWPRLVDGVGILRGIEANIKNTAGEIDCTGPMLDAVDLVVAGFHEPVFPPQDKATHTEAMIAAMANGDVHIISHPGNPKFPVDIPAIAAAAAKYDVALEINNSSFTTSRAGSEPNCRAIAAAVRDAGGRLAFGSDSHTAFTLGNFEHCLRIMHEVDFPQDRVLNVTPRRLLDFLELRGRSHIEEFANL; encoded by the coding sequence ATGTACCCCGTTGATCTTCATATGCACACCGTTGCCAGCACCCATGCCTACAGCACCCTGCACGATTACGTGGTGCAAGCCAGAACCAAAGGTATCAAACTGTTCGCCATTACTGACCACGGCCCGGATATGGCCGATGCGCCGCACGCCTGGCATTTTATTAATATGCGTATCTGGCCGCGGCTGGTGGATGGCGTGGGGATTTTACGCGGTATTGAAGCCAATATTAAAAACACCGCCGGTGAAATCGACTGCACCGGACCGATGCTGGACGCGGTTGATCTGGTGGTGGCGGGCTTCCATGAGCCGGTGTTTCCACCGCAGGATAAAGCCACCCATACCGAGGCGATGATTGCGGCGATGGCTAATGGCGATGTGCATATTATTTCCCATCCGGGCAACCCGAAGTTCCCGGTTGATATTCCGGCGATTGCCGCCGCTGCCGCTAAATATGATGTGGCGCTGGAAATCAATAACTCCTCTTTTACCACCTCGCGCGCGGGCAGTGAACCTAACTGCCGGGCGATTGCCGCCGCAGTGCGTGATGCTGGCGGGCGTCTGGCTTTTGGCTCTGACTCCCATACTGCGTTTACCCTCGGTAATTTCGAACACTGCCTGCGTATTATGCATGAAGTAGATTTTCCGCAAGATCGCGTGTTAAATGTCACGCCGCGCCGCTTGCTGGATTTCCTTGAACTGCGCGGGCGCTCGCATATTGAAGAATTCGCTAATTTGTGA